Proteins from a genomic interval of Papaver somniferum cultivar HN1 chromosome 4, ASM357369v1, whole genome shotgun sequence:
- the LOC113275100 gene encoding pentatricopeptide repeat-containing protein At1g01970-like isoform X1, whose product MNIHASNMLTYTYPISHFNTSAKTHYLNPYKNIFKTLIPVKSSVLPPVNNVWIRKNKIETVDEEEVKLRVEYEEKEGEKVKLKWIEIGTNISDEQKQAISKLPFKMTKRCKALMKQLICFGNNQESDLNQLLTSWVKIMKPQRCDWLAVLKELTNLDHPLLFEVIELALLEESFEANARDYTKIIDGYAKKGRILDAETAFHAMKTRGFVCDQVTLTTLINMYSKNGNLQRAEETFEDMKLLGLPLDKRAYGSMIMAYVRAGIAGRGENLLIEMESQEIYAGSEVYKALLRAYSTVGDTKGAQRVFDSIQFAGIAPDERLCALLMNAYAVAGDCTGVRSVFGNMRSAGLKPSDKCIALILSSYEKENKLNMALDLLIGLEKEGIMVGQEASDILAKWFRKLGVVGEVELVLREYTEQEDKQKTPAF is encoded by the exons ATGAATATACATGCCTCCAATATGTTAACCTATACTTACCCAATCTCTCATTTCAATACTTCAGCCAAAACCCATTACTTAAATCCATATAAAAAcatattcaaaaccctaattcctgtTAAATCCTCTGTTTTACCACCAGTAAATAATGTATGGATTAGGAAGAACAAGATAGAAacagttgatgaagaagaagtgaaattGAGAGTTGAATATGAAGAGAAAGAGGGGGAGAAAGTGAAATTAAAGTGGATTGAAATTGGAACAAATATCAGTGATGAACAAAAGCAAGCCATTTCCAAACTTCCATTTAAGATGACTAAAAGATGTAAAGCACTTATGAAACAGCTCATTTGTTTTGGTAATAATCAAGAGAGTGATTTGAATCAGCTATTGACTTCTTGGGTTAAGATTATGAAGCCACAGAGATGTGATTGGCTTGCAGTTCTCAAGGAATTGACTAATTTGGATCATCCTTTGTTGTTTGAG GTGATCGAATTGGCACTTCTAGAAGAATCTTTTGAGGCCAATGCTCGAGATTACACCAAGATAATTGATGGTTATGCTAAGAAAGGTCGAATACTAGATGCTGAAACTGCTTTCCATGCTATGAAAACAAGGGGATTTGTCTGCGATCAAGTAACCCTAACAACTCTGATTAATATGTACAGCAAAAACGGCAACCTACAACGGGCTGAAGAAACATTTGAGGATATGAAGTTGTTGGGCTTGCCATTGGATAAACGAGCTTATGGATCTATGATAATGGCATATGTTAGAGCTGGAATTGCTGGCCGTGGAGAGAATTTACTGATTGAAATGGAATCTCAAGAGATATATGCGGGAAGTGAGGTTTATAAAGCGTTATTAAGAGCTTACTCTACCGTGGGTGATACTAAAGGAGCTCAAAGAGTGTTCGATTCAATCCAGTTTGCCGGAATTGCTCCTGATGAGCGGTTATGTGCCCTCCTCATGAATGCATATGCAGTAGCAGGTGATTGCACTGGGGTTCGTAGCGTCTTCGGAAATATGAGAAGTGCCGGACTCAAGCCTAGTGATAAATGTATAGCTCTAATATTATCGTCTTATGAAAAGGAAAACAAGCTTAATATGGCATTAGATCTCTTGATCGGCTTAGAGAAAGAAGGTATTATGGTTGGTCAAGAAGCTTCAGATATTCTGGCCAAGTGGTTCCGTAAGTTAGGCGTGGTAGGTGAGGTGGAGCTTGTTTTGAGGGAATACACTGAACAAGAAGATAAACAGAAAACGCCTGCTTTTTAG
- the LOC113275101 gene encoding LOB domain-containing protein 18-like — protein MSANACSSSGGGGGGSSGCGSGGNSSGGGPCGACKFLRRKCVNGCIFAPYFDSEQGAAHFAAVHKVFGASNVSKLLLHIPVHRRLDAVVTICYEAQARLRDPVYGCVSHIFALQQQVVNLQAELTYLQAHLATLELPSPPPSLLSPPPLSISDLPSAATMPATFDLSALFDPLVQPPWTMQQQQQQQSRHSTDIVQQFGGGINRNPNDISLAGGNGDLQTLARELLHRNGSLGVSAPLAGPSAPPPK, from the exons ATGAGTGCAAATGCATGcagtagtagtggtggtggtggaggaggtagTAGTGGTTGTGGCAGTGGTGGAAATAGTAGTGGTGGTGGACCATGTGGTGCATGCAAGTTTTTAAGAAGAAAATGTGTAAATGGATGTATATTTGCACCTTACTTTGATTCAGAACAAGGTGCAGCACATTTTGCAGCTGTTCATAAAGTCTTTGGTGCTAGTAATGTTTCCAAACTACTATTACATATACCAGTTCATCGTCGTCTTGATGCCGTTGTTACTATTTGTTATGAAGCTCAAGCTCGTCTTCGTGATCCTGTTTATGGttgtgtttctcatatctttgctCTGCAACAACAG GTGGTGAATTTACAAGCAGAGTTAACTTACTTGCAAGCTCACCTTGCAACATTAGAGCTTCCATCGCCGCCACCATCACTTCTCTCGCCGCCACCGCTTTCCATATCCGACTTGCCATCAGCAGCTACTATGCCAGCGACTTTCGACTTGTCAGCTCTTTTTGACCCTCTAGTGCAACCACCATGGACaatgcaacagcagcagcaacaacaatcaagaCATAGTACAGATATTGTTCAACAGTTTGGAGGTGGTATTAATAGGAACCCGAACGATATTTCGTTAGCTGGAGGGAATGGTGATCTTCAAACGTTGGCGCGTGAACTCCTCCATAGAAACGGTTCATTAGGGGTCTCAGCACCTTTGGCCGGTCCTTCAGCACCACCACCTAAATGA
- the LOC113275100 gene encoding pentatricopeptide repeat-containing protein At1g01970-like isoform X2: protein MLVHRFTRISSIQHAAEEQMEKVIELALLEESFEANARDYTKIIDGYAKKGRILDAETAFHAMKTRGFVCDQVTLTTLINMYSKNGNLQRAEETFEDMKLLGLPLDKRAYGSMIMAYVRAGIAGRGENLLIEMESQEIYAGSEVYKALLRAYSTVGDTKGAQRVFDSIQFAGIAPDERLCALLMNAYAVAGDCTGVRSVFGNMRSAGLKPSDKCIALILSSYEKENKLNMALDLLIGLEKEGIMVGQEASDILAKWFRKLGVVGEVELVLREYTEQEDKQKTPAF, encoded by the exons ATGCTTGTCCATAGATTCACGAGGATTTCTAGCATACAGCATGCTGCTGAAGAACAGATGGAGAAG GTGATCGAATTGGCACTTCTAGAAGAATCTTTTGAGGCCAATGCTCGAGATTACACCAAGATAATTGATGGTTATGCTAAGAAAGGTCGAATACTAGATGCTGAAACTGCTTTCCATGCTATGAAAACAAGGGGATTTGTCTGCGATCAAGTAACCCTAACAACTCTGATTAATATGTACAGCAAAAACGGCAACCTACAACGGGCTGAAGAAACATTTGAGGATATGAAGTTGTTGGGCTTGCCATTGGATAAACGAGCTTATGGATCTATGATAATGGCATATGTTAGAGCTGGAATTGCTGGCCGTGGAGAGAATTTACTGATTGAAATGGAATCTCAAGAGATATATGCGGGAAGTGAGGTTTATAAAGCGTTATTAAGAGCTTACTCTACCGTGGGTGATACTAAAGGAGCTCAAAGAGTGTTCGATTCAATCCAGTTTGCCGGAATTGCTCCTGATGAGCGGTTATGTGCCCTCCTCATGAATGCATATGCAGTAGCAGGTGATTGCACTGGGGTTCGTAGCGTCTTCGGAAATATGAGAAGTGCCGGACTCAAGCCTAGTGATAAATGTATAGCTCTAATATTATCGTCTTATGAAAAGGAAAACAAGCTTAATATGGCATTAGATCTCTTGATCGGCTTAGAGAAAGAAGGTATTATGGTTGGTCAAGAAGCTTCAGATATTCTGGCCAAGTGGTTCCGTAAGTTAGGCGTGGTAGGTGAGGTGGAGCTTGTTTTGAGGGAATACACTGAACAAGAAGATAAACAGAAAACGCCTGCTTTTTAG